ATTCAGGTCCGCCGTTTTACCTGAAACGGTATCAGGCAACCTGAAAGGAGGAGCAACTGTTCCCAGCGGAATCATAGAAGAAGATATTAATGCCATAATGTATCCCTCGCAAATTTCTTTATAAAATGTTTACCACTCAGAAATTAAGCTGAAGCCAACGATTAACGTTCGATTTTTTACATATTTCACGGGGTTTTATTCTCAGGCATAACGATTTGAGAAAGGTCGGCTATTTTCAATGAATATAACGCATTGATTTCCTTCAGGAGTACTAGCCTGTTGTTCCGTTTTTTTTCATCCTCTACATTTACGAATACTTTATCAAAAAACGTATGAACCGGCCTGGAAAAAATATCATAATATGAGTATGAGGCCTCCTGGTATCTTTTCTCATCTATTTGCTTTCTGACCGTTGCTTCATTTTGTTTGTAGACATTCCACAGTTGATTTTCTTCCGGTTCACTCAAGAGATTTTCGTTTACGGTTCCACTGCTCTTTGCCTTTTTACCGATATTATATGTTCTTTCAACGGTACTCACCAATTCGGGCCACCAGGTTTCCCTTGAAACGAAAGAAATGGCCTCTAGTCTTTGGAAAAAATTACAGATATCATCAAATCCTACTCCAGCATTTAAAACGGCGTTTACCAGATCATGGCGAATCCCCTTTTCTATCTGTATTTGAAATAATCTATCTCGAAAAAAATCCCTTATTTTGCTTACTAATGTTCTGATAGTCTTTGCCTGATCATGTTCTTGTTTTTCCGAAAAAAGCGGAAGCAATGATAATGACTTTTCTAGGACTTCTTTAAGTTCCAGCGGAAATCCATGTTCCATGATTATACGAATAATACCATAGGCATGTCGTCTTAATGAATAAGGGTCCTGAGACCCGGTTGGGGTTAACTGTAATGCGAAACAACTGGATATCGTATCAAATTTGTCAGCCAGGCCAACGATAGCCCCGATTTTTGATGCAGGGATAGCATCTGTTGCGAAGCGGGGCATATAGTGTTCAGCAATTGCTAACGCAACGGGTGGCTCTTCTCCATCCCATTCCGCGTATTCCCTTCCCATATCCCCCTGCAATGATGGAAATTCTCCTACCATCTGAGTAAGGAGGTCTGTCTTGCACAAAAGTGCGGCACGTTTGACTGCCGCAACGTCTTCGATTGCTAATGTGCTTTCATCAATTAATTTGTGTGATAGGTAATTGGAGAGATGAACGATTCTGTTTGTCCTGTCGAGGTAACTTCCCATTTTTTCAAGAAAAACAAGATTTTTCAAATCTTCCACACGTTTTGCGAGGGAAACCTTTCTATCCTCTTTCCAGAAGAATCTGGCATCGGAGAGACGCGCCCTTAAGACCCGTTCGTTTCCCTGTCTGGTTGTATCCGCATTGTTTTCATCACGGTTCAGTACAACAATGAAGTTTTCTGTCATTGTACCATCCTGTTTTTTGATGGGAAAATATCTTTGATGATTCTTCATTGCGGTTTCGATAACCTTGGCGGGAATGTCCAGGAAATCTCCGTCAAAACCACATTGAATCACATTGGGATATTCCACCAAATTGGTTACTTCATCAAGAAGTTCCCGGTCATCAATTGTTGCTCCAAATGGGGTCATAAGTTGTGAAATTTTCGCCTCTAAGGTCTCACGGCGTTCCTTCATGTCGACACATACTTTTTCCTGCTTCAGAGACTGTTTATAGATATCCCAGTCGGCTTCTGTAATTTCAATTTTTTTCCCGGACAGAAACGGATGCCCGAAGGTGTATCTATCAGCCTTGACTCCGTTGACTTCCATGGGAACCACCTCTTTTCCAAATAATGCGAGGAGTGATCTGATAGGGCGTGCAAAAAACAGATCATTTCCTTTCCATTTCATTGATTTAGGGAATGAGATATGTTTTACGATTACCGGTAAAATATTTGACAAAACGCGCAGGGTGTCCTGTCCCTCGATTCTCTTGTTCGCAAAACAATACTCTCCTTTTGTGGTTTTTTTCACTTGAAGTTCTTCGTTTCGAATATTTTGGGATTTTGCAAAACCGATACCGGCTTTTGTAAGATTACCCTCCCTGTCAAAGGCGATAGCTGCAGAAGGTCCCTGGATTTCTTCCGTAACACCTGTCTGTTCTTGTGGCAAGCCTTCGACAAACAGGGTCAGCCTTCTCGGTGTGCCGGTACAATACAGTGTGCGCAGTGTCAAACGATGTTTTTTTATGTGATCGGCAAATAATTTCTCTATTTGATGAAGGGCGGGAGTAATATAACTGGCAGGGATCTCTTCTGTGCCGATTTCAAAAAGCAGGTTAGTCATATTAGAGTCGTACAATGTGTCCCTTCTTTTTTCTCGCTGTTTCCTGTAAAGGATATGCTTGTATATGTTTGGTAAAATAGTAATCTGATAATCCGCAGATTGCAATAAAAAAAATAATAGTTGAACGCTTATACTCCTTGACATAATCTTCCTGCTTGCGTAAAATCCCAAAATATTTAACTGAACAATACTTTTTTAAAATAGATCCTATTCATGTCATTTACCGTGCATTGAGTATGGGTAAAGCGTCTTCAATGAATAGTGATTTTGTTTTCGTGAGAAATTTACGGAGATAGAGGAAAAGGTTTTTATACAATGCCCAGAAAATATGTGTCCAACGTAAAAAACGGTGAAGTTATTGACGATATTTTTCTTGTGCTCAAAAAAGATGTTCGGGAGACGAGAGAAAAAAAACCGTATCTCAGCTTGCAACTGGCAGATAAATCAGGTTCTATTGAGGCGAGAAAATGGGATGCAAAATCAGCGCTTTGCGACAGCTTTACTATAGATGACTTTGTAAGAATAAAAGGTGTAGTAGAGACCTTTAACAATACGCTGCAAATGAGGGTTGCCGACATTTTCCCTGTTGCCGATGATCAAGTGTCTCTGGGAGAATTTATACCAAGCACGGATAAAAATATTTCCGAAATGATGAATGAACTCAAACAGATTATCAAAACAATTCAGGACCCCTACCTTTCAAAGTTATTGCATGCGTTTTTTGCCGATGAATCTTTCTGTAAGGTTTTTTCAGCCGCACCTGCTGCCATGCAGTTTCATCACGCTTTCTTAGGTGGATTGCTGGAGCATATTCTTTCGGTGGCCAAACTGGCGATCAGCTTTTGCAACCATTATCCTTCCATAAAAAGGGATTTACTCATTACGGGGGTTATTTTCCATGACATTGGAAAGACACGAGAATTATCATTCAGGAGAAGCTTTCAGTACACGGATGAGGGATTGTTGACGGGACACCTTATCTCCGGCGTCCTTATGGTCTATGAGAAAGCAAGAAAAATCGAAGGATTTCCCGTAGGGCTTATGAATGTTCTTTTTCATCTCATAGTAAGCCATCACGGTACCTACGAGTGGGGTTCACCAGTAAAGCCGGGGACACCGGAAGCCATTGTCCTGCATCACCTGGATAATCTGGATGCCAAGGTTCAAGCCGCGACAAAAGCAATACGCGAACATAAAGATACGAGCAGTTCCTGGACAGATTACGTAAGGATGTTTGAACGCAAACTCTATAAAAAGTAGTGTCGCGGAAATTCCAGGTGCTTTTGTTAGATACATTGAAATCACGAATGTGATAGTTTTCTCCGGCAACATATGTTTTTTGCGGGCATATTTTTAAGCCTTCGTAACCGTTGAAATAAACCGATATGATCAATTCCTCCACTATCATCGCATATCTTCGCAGCAAAAAATACAGGCCAATGACTGCCGCTGAGTTAGCGGAACATTTTCATGTCAGCGATGAAGAATACAGGTCTTTTTGTGACCTTCTTCAGGATTTGGAATTTTCCGGTGATATTGTAAAAATCAAACGGAAACAGTATGCACATCCAAAAAAGGTACAATTAATGGTTGGCACACTGGAATGTCATCCGAGGGGATTTGGCTTTGTCATTCCCGTCAAATTGGATGGAGCTGAAGATGTTTATGTCAATGAAGAGGGTATGGGTTCCGCAATGCATGGGGACCTTGTCGTCGTGCGACTTCCCACAACGGTACAGATACCGGGGAGGAGAAAAGGAAAGAAAAAAGGGGTATCCGGGCATATTGTAAATGTCCTGAAACGGGAAAACGAATTTGTTGTCGGTGCTCTGAAAAAAACAAAACGATTATGGTTCGTTGCTCCTGACAATCCGAAACTGTTTCGGAACATTTATGTTGCTGAAGAGGTTTCCAGGGATGCGCGGCCAGAAGATAAAGTGGTTGTCCGCATTACCGAATGGCCGTCCAGACATCTCAATCCCGAGGGTGAAATTACCGAGGTTCTCGGAAGGGATGGTGATCCGAAGGTAGACCTTTATTCTATTATTTACCAATTTAAACTTCCCCACATCTTTGGTAAAAAGGTAAAGGAGGAAACAAAGCATGTGCCTCTTGCGGTCTCCCATGAAGAACTCCGGAATCGTATGGATTTGCGCAAAAAGCTTATTATTACCATTGATCCGGATGATGCCAAAGATTTTGACGATGCGGTATCTTTGGAGTCTGATGGAAACGGAGGTTGGTTGCTGGGTGTGCACATTGCCGATGTTTCGCATTACATAAAACCTGATACCGCTTTTGACGATGAAGCCAGAAACCGGGGAACCAGCGTGTATCTGCCGGGAAAAGTCATCCCAATGCTTCCGGAGGTGTTGTCCAATAACATTTGCAGCTTGAAGGAAAGGGAAGACCGGCTTACCAAGACGGTTTTCATGTACCTCGATGGAAAAGCCCGTCTTGTAAAATCGGAGATAAAGCACTCCGTAATCAATGTTACCAAGCGTTTGACCTATCACCAGGCGACAATGATCATCAATGGTGCCCCTGATGGAGAGATTTCCGGCGAAATTTCCGGTATGTTACATACTATGGCCCATGTATCTCAGATGCTTTTTAAGAATCGGCTGGAACGCGGAGCCATAGAATTGGACCTTCCTGAAGTATCATTACAATTGGATGAGCATGGTTATCTCAAAACTGTTCAAAAGGAAGAAAAAGATAGTTCACACAGGCTGATAGAGGAATTCATGCTCCTGACAAACGAGACGGTAGCAACGTTTATGGCCGAGAAAAACCTACCGCTTTTGAGTCGTGCCCATCCTGAACCTGAAGAAGAGGATATGTGGGAATTCGCGGAATTTGTGCGCGGACTGGAACACACAAAACTTGATCCCTTTAAAACGAAAAAACTTCAGGCCCTGCTGGATGAGGTACGCGGAAAACCAGAGGCATACACCGTCAATCTGGTATTGTTGAAATCGATGAAGCAGGCAGTCTACGTTGCGGACGAAGAGGGACATTTTGCTCTCGCGCTGGAGCATTATTCCCATTTTACTTCCCCTATTCGACGTTATCCTGATCTGATTGTTCACCGTATCCTGGATCAGTATTTTTCGGGGGAATTATCTTCTTCTGCACAGAAGATCTGGAAAACCTGTTTGCCTGAATGGGCCGCACATTGTTCTACGACGGAACGCAGGGCCGTGGAAGCGGAAAGGGAAATTATTAAACTTAAATTACTTCGATTTTTTGAAGATCGAATTGGAGAGGTGTATGACGGAGTCATTACCGGTATCCAGGAGTATGGCCTTTTTGTTCAACTCAATGAATATCTGTTGGAAGGCCTTGTGCATGTTCGCGCCTTGTCGGACGATATCTATCTTGTTAATAAAAAGAACATGGCGCTTGTTGGCATGCAAAGCAGAAAAATGTTGCGCATCGGGGATGTAGTCAAGGTAAAGATAGATAAGATCGATTTATTGAAAAGGGAAATTGATTTTGTTCTCTGTGACATGCAAAAGGATTTCCCAAAACGAAGAAAAAAGACATGATAAAGAACCGAATATTTTATGCATGTGTCATTCTTGCAATACTGTGGAGTGTTGGTCCTTTTTTTTGGATCATCCTGACTTCCGTCAAACCCGTATCCCAAATTATGCAGCTGCCTCCGCTTTTTCCCGATACCTATACGATCGAATCATATAAAAATGTTCTTTTGGAAAGCCCTTTCCCTCATTACCTGCTGAACAGTTTTCTGGTTTCATTGTCAACAGTACTCATAACCATGCCCTTTGCTCTCCTTGCGGCATATGGCGTCTCCCGTTTTTCTTTCCGTGGAAAGACAGCCATATTGTTTATGATTATGGTATTGTTTACCCTTCCTTCTTTATGTTTGATCGCCGCTCTTTATAAACTCTTTTGTCTGTTTGGCTGGATCAATTTGCCCGTTTCGCTTATTTGTGCCTACAGCGCACATAATTTTCCGCTGGCCTTATTCCTTATGATAAAACACATAGATAAAATTCCAGGCGAACTAGACAATGCGGCTCTTATTGATGGATGTACCCATTTTCAAGTCCTGCGATACATTATTGCGCCGATAGCTGTTCCGGGCATTATTTCGACGGCAACGCTTGTCTTTATCTTTTGTTGGAATGAGTTTCTGTTTGCCCTGACCTTTACCTTGGACGAGTCATCCCGACTGGCTTCGGTAGGAATTGCCTTATTCCAGGGGACCTTTGAGATTCCCTGGGGTGATATCGCAGCAGCCTCTGTCATTGTCACCATTCCTCTTCTGATCTTTTTCATGATATTCCAGAAGTATATTGTGCAGGGATTGACTTCCGGCGCAATGAAACGATGATGATGATACTACTTTCGAATTGCCTATAGGCATGGTTAATAGTACGTTGCCTTTGGTATTCCCTGAATTTTACCTAAATGTTGAATATCAGGAGTTTGAATGTCCTTGAAGAGTGAGCGGCCTTTATCCGCTGTTTTTGAAGTAAGTAACGTATCGAAAAGTTACGGTACTGAGCAGGCAGTGTCTTCTCTCAATCTAAAAATCCCGTCCGGACTGACTACGGTACTTATCGGTCCGAGTGGCTGTGGCAAATCGACCACCATTCGACTGCTGAACGGGCTTCTTCAGCCTGATTCCGGTACGGTTTGTTTTGAAGGGACGGAAATCACTCCCGGAAATATTCTGAGATTACGTCAACGCATGGGCTATGTCATTCAGGACGGTGGGCTTTTTCCGCATTTGACTGCCCGCGAAAATGTTACTTTGATGGCACAGTATTTGAAATGGAAAAAATCACGTACTGAAGGCCGTTTATGTGAACTTGCCGAATTAACACAGTTCCCGAAAGACGGCTTAGAACGCTATCCGTTGCAACTCTCCGGAGGACAGCAGCAGCGGGTTGCATTGATGCGGGCATTGATGCTTGACCCCGGGGTATTATTGCTGGATGAACCCCTGGGGGCGCTTGACCCGATTATTCGGTCAGATCTCCAGGAGGATTTGAAAAAGATTTTTCAAAAGTTGGGAAAAACCGTGGTGCTGGTGACCCATGATATCGGTGAGGCAGGTTTCTTGGGTGATCATATTGTGCTCATGCGTAGAGGCTGCATTGTCCAGCAGGGTACCATTAAAGAATTGGTCTACAAACCGACCGGGCCATATGTGACCCGTTTTATTAGCGCACAAAGCAGTTTATTAGAGGTATTAAAGGGAGATGGGTCATGAAAAAAACGGGATTGTTCATCATACCGTTGATTTTTGGAATATGTGGCATTGTTGCCGCGGACCAATCTGTTTCACCTGTACGAATCGGGACAAAAAAATTTACAGAAAACGTGCTTGTGGGAGAAATTGCCGCGCTCATGCTGCATCATGAGGGGATCCCCGTGGAGCATCGAAAACAGCTTGGAGGGACCAGGGTTTTATGGAATGCACTGTTGAATGGTGATATTGACATATATCCTGAATACACCGGCACCATTACCCATGAAATTCTACCGGGAAAGGATGGGAAGGGTGAAAAGGAAATTCGGAAAGCGCTTTCTCAACAGGGCATTTTGATGCAACGACCGCTGGGATTTAATAATACCTATGCAATGGGTATGAAAAGAAAAATTGCCCAACGGCTTGGTATAACCAAAATTTCTGACTTAAAAAATTTTCCTGATTTAACATTCGGTTTCACCAACGAATTTATGAGCCGCCAGGATGGCTGGCCAAACCTTCTCGAACAGTATAATTTGCCTCAACACAACGTGCGTGGTCTTGACCATGATCTGGCATATCGTGGTATTGAGAACGGTTCTATCCAGGTAATGGATATATATTCAACCGACGCGGAAATAGAGTATTACGATCTTGTTATCCTGATGGATGACCTGCGCGTATTTCCTGACTATAATGCGGTGTTCCTCTACCGTAAAGACCTTGAGGATCGTTGCCCTGAAGCTATAATGGCATTGTCGGAACTCGAGGGAAGAATATCAGAGGAGAACATGATACAAATGAATGTTATGGCAAAGATTCAGAAAATTCCCGATAGCAAGGTGGCAGCCGGGTTTTTGGCTGAAGCATTTGCCATTGAATCAAAAGTGCATGTTGAAACAATGCCGGAACGTCTTCTTCGCAGAACCTGGGAACACCTCTTTCTGGTAGCAATTTCGCTTGCAGGAGCGATTATTTTTTCAATACCGCTTGGGGTTGTTGCTGCAAAACTGCCGAAAGTCGGACAGGTTATTCTCGGTGTGGCAGGCATTGTTCAGACAATACCATCACTGGCATTACTGGTCTTTATGATTCCTCTGCTTGGTATTGGAGGACCGCCGGCAATCTTTGCACTGTTTCTCTACAGCTTACTTCCCATTGTGCGCAATACCTATACCGGCCTTTACAGCATACCATCCGATGTGAAGGAAACTTCCCAGGCGCTGGGCCTTTCCCCTCTTGCTCGTCTCCGGTTGGTGGAACTTCCCCTGGCTGCCCGGTCAATTCTCGCAGGGATAAAGACATCGGCGGTAATTAATGTCGGTTTTGCCACGCTTGGGGCGTTAATTGGGTCAGGGGGGTATGGACAGCCTATTCTCACGGGAATTCGCCTTGACGATATGGGATTGATTTTAGAGGGGGCTATACCTGCTGCCGCGCTGGCTATCGTGGTCCAGGGAATGTTTGACCTGGCAGAGAAATACGTTGTATCAAAGGGACTTCGAATAAGGCCGGAGCAGAGATAATGCATGATGGAAAAATGAAAATGTGTGATTTGTAATTCATTAACTCCTGTTTGGCGGCCCCGGGTCGTCCAGGTTGGGGAAATAGTATGAAAGAGAAATGCAATAATTCAATTGAGAATTCCAGCAATGAAATTTCTCATCTATGCACCAGTCTTGCCGGTATGAGTAAAAAGGCAAAGCTGTTTCATACCTTGCTTGATACGATACCAAGTCCGATATTTTATAAAGACGTTGATGGGAAATATCTTGGAGGCAATAATTGTTTTGCTGAAAGGATATTTGGTTTGCCAATAGAGGATATTATCGGAAAAACGGTCTTTGATTTTCCTGGAATTATAACCTTTGAGCAGGCAGAAGTTTACCGAGCAGCTGATAATGAAATATTTGAGAACCCTCATATCGTGCAGCACTATGACTATGAAGCGCATAATAAAACAGATGGCAATGTTAGGCAATATAGGTTTTGCAAGGCGGCATATTTCAACGAAAACCATGAAGTGAGCGGGTTAGTTGGCGTAATGCTTGACATTACTGAATTGAAGCAATCTGTTATTACCGATGGCCTGACGAACCTCTACAATCAAAAATTTTTTCTGGAACAACTGGATCGCGAAATTAGAGGCGCAAATAGGGATAAGCACCCGCTGTCCGTCATTGTCTTTGATATTGACAATTTTAAGAGATATAATGATACCTATGACCATGTGGCAGGCGATAAGTTACTGGAATCTATTGGAAGCATAGTAAAAAACAACGTAAGAAATACCGATTATGCCTGTAGAAGTGGCGGAGAAGAATTTTCCCTTATATTGCTATATACGAAACTTGAAGATGCAGCGCGAAAGGGGGAAGAACTAAGAAGGGTAGTCAAGTCAGAGACAACTCGTTTAAGCGTTCAGAATATCCTGGTGGCTCCTGTTACTATCAGTGTCGGAGTGAGTCAATATAAGGTGGGGCAAAATCTTCAGTTGTTTAGAAAATCTGCCGAAAAAAAATTGTATGAAGCAAAAAACGCCGGAAAAGATTGTGTTAGGTTTTAGAACGGGTGGTCATGTTCCACTTTCTGAAATGAGATCAGTTTCGTGTTGATCACCACGCAACCTCTTCCAAAGGAATAGCGTCAATATCCTCTCTTGAAACGCCTTTCCAGAGTCCGATTATTTTTTCCGGGTCTGCTTCTTCAATCTTTGTTATACGTTGAATTTTTATGTGATCAGGTTTTGGCGGTTTCCAAAGCATGGCCATATAATCGCCGACGTTTCCGACCTTTTCAGGAGTTGCCAGAATGATTTTTTCCTTTGAAAATCCATATTCAACCAGCATGTCTACAACTTTTTCTTGCAGGTCTGTTTTTCCATGAAGGAATAGATAGACGTCTTTCTGTGTGTCAATTTCAGCGATGGCTTTATTTTGTTGTAATGCAAATCCGAACAAGAACGTAATGACAACCGTAAGGATTTTCCCCCACACAGTAAACTTCTTTTTTTTCCGGTGAACAGGTTTTATGTTATGTGTCATAGTTATTTCTCTATATCTTTTTAAGTCAATTTTGGTATTTTCAAAATTCAAGAATAAATAGTTATTATCGATAATAGCCCGTATTTTTTCAAACTTTTTTTAAAGATACTACCGGCGCATATTCTCTTCTTACGATTTACGATCTGCTATCTATTTTTCTCCTGAATGGCACCGACTTCCTGCGGTCATCAAATCTATTTCCCGTAAAGGCATCCGAAAATGCAAATCCTTTTAAAACCCTTATCTTGTCATAATCAGCAAGCAATATGCGCTAATTTTTGTATGGTTTGGCGCTTGGTGTGAGTTATAAATCAGGCCTTTGGCTGCTTTGATTCCTCGACTCAGCTCGGAATAACGGCATGCTGAGCGGAATCAAAGCAATGAAATTCTTAAACATCAAGCTAGGCCTTTACTATCTTATCTTCATGATTCGATGCGTTTTTTATCAGGTTTCTTGTATCAACGATCAGCTGAGAGTGTTTGACGATAAATTCGGGATCGTAGACAGAATGATCGGTCAGGATTATTACACAGGCATATCGTTGTAAAGCATCTGCTGTCAGCGGTACCGATGCCTTTTCAAGTTTATACGCCCTCATCTGTTTCGGTTTTGTGATGTAAGGGTCGTTATAATCAACGGTTTTTACTTTTTGTTCAAGGAGTTTCTTGATTTTCAGGGAAGGAGATTCCCGGACATCATCAATATCCTTTTTATAGGCAAGACCAAGGATGAGTATTTCCGCGTTGCCGATATTTTTTCCCCTGTCATTCAGGGCCTCAATGGTTTTTTGAACGACGTAATAGGGCATAGAGGTATTTATTTCTCCGGCAAGTTCAATGAATTTTGTTGAAATATCATACTCTCTCGCCTTCCAGGTGAGATAAAAGGGGTCGATGGGAATGCAGTGTCCGCCAAGGCCTGGTCCCGGGAAAAATGGTACGAAACCAAATGGCTTCGTGGATGCAGCGTCCACGACTTCCCAGATATCAATTCCCATCCTGTCAAAGAGTACTTTCAGCTCATTCACTAAGGCAATGTTTACCGCCCGGTAGATATTTTCCAGCAATTTCGTGGCTTCAGCCGTTTTCGTTGAAGACACGGGAACTGTTTTTACCACGATGGTTTCATACAGGGCCTTTGTGAGTTCCAGGCAATGACTGGTATAGCCGCCTACTACTTTTGGAATGGTACCGGTCGTAAAATTTTTGTTATTAGGATCTTCCCTCTCAGGCGAATACGCGAGAAAAAAATCCTTTCCTGCCTTCATCCCTTTTTCTTCAAGTATGCTCCTCATGTCTTCATCGGTAGTGCCGGGGTATGTGGTCGATTCGAGTATGATGAGCTGTCCTTTTTTTAGATTGTCTCTGATGGTGACTGTCGTATTAAACACGTAACTCAGATCAGGTTCCCTGTGCTTGCTCAATGGCGTTGGAACACAGATGAGTATGCAATCCATTGCATTGAGAAGGGAAAAATCTGTCGTCGCGTCAAAGGTTTTCTCTGAAGTGTTTAAAAGCCTTATTTTTTCAGCGGGTATATGTTTGATATATGATTTGCCCTCCTTCAATGCCTTTACTTTCTTAAGGTCAAGATCAAATCCGGTGACGGGAAAACCAGTCTTATGAAACGCAAGAACAAGGGGCAGGCCTACATATCCCAGGCCGATAATCCCGATGTTCGCGGCCCTGTTTTCTATCGTATTGAGAAGTTCTCTTTTCATAAAATAGTCTGTGAGATGCAGAAATCGTTTTCGCTACTCCTTGCCCAGCCTGGCAGAGCCGGAACCAAAAAGGGATAAGTCCCTGATCTGTGCTTAAAGATTGTGTAAAAATG
The DNA window shown above is from Candidatus Brocadiaceae bacterium and carries:
- the glyS gene encoding glycine--tRNA ligase subunit beta yields the protein MSRSISVQLLFFLLQSADYQITILPNIYKHILYRKQREKRRDTLYDSNMTNLLFEIGTEEIPASYITPALHQIEKLFADHIKKHRLTLRTLYCTGTPRRLTLFVEGLPQEQTGVTEEIQGPSAAIAFDREGNLTKAGIGFAKSQNIRNEELQVKKTTKGEYCFANKRIEGQDTLRVLSNILPVIVKHISFPKSMKWKGNDLFFARPIRSLLALFGKEVVPMEVNGVKADRYTFGHPFLSGKKIEITEADWDIYKQSLKQEKVCVDMKERRETLEAKISQLMTPFGATIDDRELLDEVTNLVEYPNVIQCGFDGDFLDIPAKVIETAMKNHQRYFPIKKQDGTMTENFIVVLNRDENNADTTRQGNERVLRARLSDARFFWKEDRKVSLAKRVEDLKNLVFLEKMGSYLDRTNRIVHLSNYLSHKLIDESTLAIEDVAAVKRAALLCKTDLLTQMVGEFPSLQGDMGREYAEWDGEEPPVALAIAEHYMPRFATDAIPASKIGAIVGLADKFDTISSCFALQLTPTGSQDPYSLRRHAYGIIRIIMEHGFPLELKEVLEKSLSLLPLFSEKQEHDQAKTIRTLVSKIRDFFRDRLFQIQIEKGIRHDLVNAVLNAGVGFDDICNFFQRLEAISFVSRETWWPELVSTVERTYNIGKKAKSSGTVNENLLSEPEENQLWNVYKQNEATVRKQIDEKRYQEASYSYYDIFSRPVHTFFDKVFVNVEDEKKRNNRLVLLKEINALYSLKIADLSQIVMPENKTP
- a CDS encoding HD domain-containing protein, producing the protein MPRKYVSNVKNGEVIDDIFLVLKKDVRETREKKPYLSLQLADKSGSIEARKWDAKSALCDSFTIDDFVRIKGVVETFNNTLQMRVADIFPVADDQVSLGEFIPSTDKNISEMMNELKQIIKTIQDPYLSKLLHAFFADESFCKVFSAAPAAMQFHHAFLGGLLEHILSVAKLAISFCNHYPSIKRDLLITGVIFHDIGKTRELSFRRSFQYTDEGLLTGHLISGVLMVYEKARKIEGFPVGLMNVLFHLIVSHHGTYEWGSPVKPGTPEAIVLHHLDNLDAKVQAATKAIREHKDTSSSWTDYVRMFERKLYKK
- the rnr gene encoding ribonuclease R, producing the protein MINSSTIIAYLRSKKYRPMTAAELAEHFHVSDEEYRSFCDLLQDLEFSGDIVKIKRKQYAHPKKVQLMVGTLECHPRGFGFVIPVKLDGAEDVYVNEEGMGSAMHGDLVVVRLPTTVQIPGRRKGKKKGVSGHIVNVLKRENEFVVGALKKTKRLWFVAPDNPKLFRNIYVAEEVSRDARPEDKVVVRITEWPSRHLNPEGEITEVLGRDGDPKVDLYSIIYQFKLPHIFGKKVKEETKHVPLAVSHEELRNRMDLRKKLIITIDPDDAKDFDDAVSLESDGNGGWLLGVHIADVSHYIKPDTAFDDEARNRGTSVYLPGKVIPMLPEVLSNNICSLKEREDRLTKTVFMYLDGKARLVKSEIKHSVINVTKRLTYHQATMIINGAPDGEISGEISGMLHTMAHVSQMLFKNRLERGAIELDLPEVSLQLDEHGYLKTVQKEEKDSSHRLIEEFMLLTNETVATFMAEKNLPLLSRAHPEPEEEDMWEFAEFVRGLEHTKLDPFKTKKLQALLDEVRGKPEAYTVNLVLLKSMKQAVYVADEEGHFALALEHYSHFTSPIRRYPDLIVHRILDQYFSGELSSSAQKIWKTCLPEWAAHCSTTERRAVEAEREIIKLKLLRFFEDRIGEVYDGVITGIQEYGLFVQLNEYLLEGLVHVRALSDDIYLVNKKNMALVGMQSRKMLRIGDVVKVKIDKIDLLKREIDFVLCDMQKDFPKRRKKT
- a CDS encoding carbohydrate ABC transporter permease, coding for MIKNRIFYACVILAILWSVGPFFWIILTSVKPVSQIMQLPPLFPDTYTIESYKNVLLESPFPHYLLNSFLVSLSTVLITMPFALLAAYGVSRFSFRGKTAILFMIMVLFTLPSLCLIAALYKLFCLFGWINLPVSLICAYSAHNFPLALFLMIKHIDKIPGELDNAALIDGCTHFQVLRYIIAPIAVPGIISTATLVFIFCWNEFLFALTFTLDESSRLASVGIALFQGTFEIPWGDIAAASVIVTIPLLIFFMIFQKYIVQGLTSGAMKR
- a CDS encoding ATP-binding cassette domain-containing protein, which gives rise to MSLKSERPLSAVFEVSNVSKSYGTEQAVSSLNLKIPSGLTTVLIGPSGCGKSTTIRLLNGLLQPDSGTVCFEGTEITPGNILRLRQRMGYVIQDGGLFPHLTARENVTLMAQYLKWKKSRTEGRLCELAELTQFPKDGLERYPLQLSGGQQQRVALMRALMLDPGVLLLDEPLGALDPIIRSDLQEDLKKIFQKLGKTVVLVTHDIGEAGFLGDHIVLMRRGCIVQQGTIKELVYKPTGPYVTRFISAQSSLLEVLKGDGS
- a CDS encoding ABC transporter permease subunit, whose protein sequence is MKKTGLFIIPLIFGICGIVAADQSVSPVRIGTKKFTENVLVGEIAALMLHHEGIPVEHRKQLGGTRVLWNALLNGDIDIYPEYTGTITHEILPGKDGKGEKEIRKALSQQGILMQRPLGFNNTYAMGMKRKIAQRLGITKISDLKNFPDLTFGFTNEFMSRQDGWPNLLEQYNLPQHNVRGLDHDLAYRGIENGSIQVMDIYSTDAEIEYYDLVILMDDLRVFPDYNAVFLYRKDLEDRCPEAIMALSELEGRISEENMIQMNVMAKIQKIPDSKVAAGFLAEAFAIESKVHVETMPERLLRRTWEHLFLVAISLAGAIIFSIPLGVVAAKLPKVGQVILGVAGIVQTIPSLALLVFMIPLLGIGGPPAIFALFLYSLLPIVRNTYTGLYSIPSDVKETSQALGLSPLARLRLVELPLAARSILAGIKTSAVINVGFATLGALIGSGGYGQPILTGIRLDDMGLILEGAIPAAALAIVVQGMFDLAEKYVVSKGLRIRPEQR
- a CDS encoding diguanylate cyclase — encoded protein: MKEKCNNSIENSSNEISHLCTSLAGMSKKAKLFHTLLDTIPSPIFYKDVDGKYLGGNNCFAERIFGLPIEDIIGKTVFDFPGIITFEQAEVYRAADNEIFENPHIVQHYDYEAHNKTDGNVRQYRFCKAAYFNENHEVSGLVGVMLDITELKQSVITDGLTNLYNQKFFLEQLDREIRGANRDKHPLSVIVFDIDNFKRYNDTYDHVAGDKLLESIGSIVKNNVRNTDYACRSGGEEFSLILLYTKLEDAARKGEELRRVVKSETTRLSVQNILVAPVTISVGVSQYKVGQNLQLFRKSAEKKLYEAKNAGKDCVRF